GGAGTTATGTGTACTTTTAACTTTAGGCACTCCAAACTTTAGACTTTAGACTTTAAACTAAACAACCTCAGCTACAACGAAAGTACTTCCTCCAATATAGATAAAATCTTCCTCTGCAGAACACTCAAGGGCTTTTGCATAGGCATCGCGTACCGATGAATAAATATCTCCATTCAACCCCATAGTTTTTGCTATCCCCGATAATATCTTAACATCAAGAGCTCTGGGAATATCTGCCTGACAAAAATAATACTTTGCCTCTTTAGGAAAGAACGATAATGCAGCCTCAACATTCTTATCATTTACCATACCTACAACAATATGTAATTTATCATACTCCTGCTCCGAAATCTGCTCCATAACAAGCTCCAGACCTTCTTTATTATGGGCGGTATCACAAATCACCAATGGTTTATCGAGCAATCTCTGCCATCTTCCCTGCAAGCCCGTATTATATACAACATTCTGAAGTCCGTTCATAATATTGTCATCCGTTACCGGTTCTCCCTGTAATTGCAAAACCTTTATAGCAGCAATGGCTGTTTTAGTATTATCTTTTTGGTATTTACCTTTTAAATCTGTTTTAAAAACCGGCAGCCATTCCAATTGATCCGCAAAATATAACTTGGCATCTTTAGATCTCGAAATTCTTTTAAAAATATCTGTAATAGATTTTTCCTGTGTTTGGCCTACAACAACCGGAATATTCTTTTTTATAATACCTGCTTTTTCAGAGGCTATTTCCTCATAGCTTTCTCCCAAAAACTTAGTATGATCCAGACCTATATTGGTTATTACCGACAATAAAGGTTTTATAACATTGGTAGAGTCTAATCTACCGCCAAGACCAGTTTCTATGATAGCAATATCCACTTCCTTCTTAGAGAAGAAATCAAAAGCCAGACCAACAGTCATTTCGAAAAAAGAAAGCTTATTTTTCTTAAAAAAAGCCTTATTATTATGAACGAAATCAACAACATCCTGCTCGGGAATCATTTGACCGTTAATCTTAATTCTTTCTCTGAAATCCTTAAGATGTGGAGAAGTATAAAGTCCTGTTCTATATCCCGCTTCCTGAAAAACAGACGACAACATATGAGCTGTAGACCCTTTTCCATTGGTGCCGGCAATATGAATTGCTTTGAATTTTCGTTCCGGATTATCGAGGTAGTTACACAGCTTAACAGTATTGGTCAAATCTGTTTTATATGCCGAACTTCCCTGGCGCTGATACATTGGAAGTTGCTTAAACAACCAGTTTATAGTTTTTTGATAATCGTCCAAAGCCAAGTATTTTTAATTTTCGATAATAAAATTATATATAATTCTACCTTCTTGTTTTTCAGGAGCTGAAGAATCGCCTTGCCAGGTTGTTCTCAATGCCGCTTCTTTGGCCCTTTTCAATAATTGCAGATCGGTAGTTGTAGAACCTTTTACTCCTGCCTCAGCGTATACTACCTTACCATTCTTATCTACCAATATTCTAACAACAACTATTCCCTGATCCTTTCCATCGTAAATTGGCTGTGGTTTATTTCTTGGCTTCCTATTACCAAGCTGGTAATCGCCATAATTACCTACCCCTCCATTACCTGTGAAACTTTTGGCATTTTCCAATCCGTCCTCAGATCCTTTATATCCATCGCTATCGTCATCTCCCTGATTAGAATCACTTCCACTGGCATCAGGAGAATTCTTCAAGTTAGAGAACATATTGTCAAGATTGTTCTTCTTAGCCTCCTTAGCTTTTCTAATTCTTTCCTCCTCGAGACGCTTTTTCTCCAACCTCTCTCTTTCTATTCTTTCTTTTTTTTCTATTTCCTTCTGCTTTCTTCTCTGCTCTGCTACAACAGGAGATTCTTCCATATCCTGTGCCATTACATCCTCTTTAACATCTGAAGATTTTTCAGCTTCAACCTTTTCTACAGGCTCTACTCTTTCCTCCTCTACCTGATTAGTTTCTGTTTTTTCAGTAACGGGTTCAGGAACTGATTTAGGAACAGGCTTAAAGTCTCCTCTACCCTGTTCATCGAAGCCAAAAACTATTGCTATACCCGGTTCCGGAGGAGGATCCTGATATTTCATTCCCAAAAATATAAAAAGAACAATAAGGATGATATGTATAATAATCGAACCTACTAATCCTTTTCGTTTATGACTTGTATTAAACATTCTATTTGCTTTATTGCTTTGTTGAGCATTCGCTCAAACTTCATACAGGGTTAAAGTTTACTTGGGTTGAGTAGCCAATACTGCTTTATACTTATTTCGACGGGCTATATCCAAAACTTTAACAACATAATCAATAGGAACACTTTTCTCCGCCCTGATAACTATTGCAGGTTCAAGCTCTCCGCTTAACATTCGTTGCAACTGACTCTCGATCTGGCCGGCTTCAATTGGTGTTCTATCGATATAATAATTTAAATCTTTATTGATACTTACCGAAATATTTTGATTCTTACTTGTTTTCCCTTTTGCTTTTGGTAATAATAAGTCCAAAGCATTTGTTGTAACAAGTGTAGACGTAAGCATAAAAAATATCAACAACAGAAAAACTATATCTGTCATAGACGACATGTTGAAGTTAGGACTTACTTTATTTCTTCCTCTAATATTCATATTTATACTGATTTATACCTAGTTATTCTATGTATATTGTTTAATACAATAACAGAGTCAAACTATATAGGTTCATTAAGTAAATCCATAAATTCAGTTGTACTGGCTTCCATTTGATGCACTACCTTATCAACTCTAACAACCAAAAGATTATAGGCTATATAAGCAAATATACCTACAATCAACCCTGCTACAGTTGTAGTCATGGCAGTATAGATACCTTTCGAAAGAAGCTCAACATCAATTTGTCCTCCGGCTGAAGCCATATCGTGAAAGGCAACAATCATACCAATTACGGTACCTAGAAATCCGATCATAGGAGCAGCACCGGAAATAGTAGCAAGCGTACTAATATTAGTTTCCAGCTTAAAAACTTCAAGTTTTCCTGTATTCTCAATTGCCGTATTTATATCTTCCAATGGTTTTCCAATTCTTGAAATACCTTTTTCGATCATCCTTGCTACCGGAGTACCGGTATGCTGACACATAACTTTAGCAGCTTCCAATTTCCCTCCGTGAACCTGATCAGAGATATTATTCATAAAATTAGTATCCAGTTTAGCAGCTTTTCTAATTGCACTAAATCTCTCAATAAAAATATACATTGCTATTCCGGAAAGTATAAAAAGTGTTATCATGATCAAATGACCACCTGTTCCCCCACTCATTATTAAATCCATTATAGATAAGGTTTTCTCTACCGGAACTACTTCTGTATCTATTCCGCCTTCCATCACTTGGTCTGCTGCTGTTTGTAAACTCTCAAAAATCATATTAATTTCGATAAAATTGCTATTCTTAATATTAAACTCCCAAAAATAGAAAGCCCTATTGTAATATTCTAATTTTTTTCAACGAATAATTCATATTATTCTATAACGTAAATTAATTTATATTATTCTAACACAAGCCCTTAATAAATAAAAAAAACCGTATTGAAATAAACAATACGGTTTTTATATGTTTTAAGTCAGAAAATCTGTACTTAATATGGTATAATACTGCATATTAATGACTTCCTGCTCCTCTTTTTATCTCTAGAGACATATTAGAATTAATATGAACAGCATCTTTATCCGTCACTTCCTTCTCTCCACCTTCAAACTCATGATGAACAGGATCATGAACAAATTTATCGTCACCATGTCCTATCATACTTTCCTGAAAAGCAAAAGCTCCAATGCCTGCTGCATATCCAACAAATGCAAGTAAAGATATCTTTTTCAAATACCAAACAAAGTCAATTTTTTCTAATCCCATCGCAGCAACTCCCGCAGCAGAACCGATAATTAAAATACTTCCTCCTGTTCCGGCGGCATAAGCCAATAACTCCCAGAAAGTACCATCAACCATTAAAACAGGAGATGAAGGATCTACTTCATACATACCCATTGCACCGGCAACCAGAGGAACGTTATCTACAATTGCAGATAATACTC
Above is a genomic segment from Bacteroidota bacterium containing:
- a CDS encoding energy transducer TonB codes for the protein MFNTSHKRKGLVGSIIIHIILIVLFIFLGMKYQDPPPEPGIAIVFGFDEQGRGDFKPVPKSVPEPVTEKTETNQVEEERVEPVEKVEAEKSSDVKEDVMAQDMEESPVVAEQRRKQKEIEKKERIERERLEKKRLEEERIRKAKEAKKNNLDNMFSNLKNSPDASGSDSNQGDDDSDGYKGSEDGLENAKSFTGNGGVGNYGDYQLGNRKPRNKPQPIYDGKDQGIVVVRILVDKNGKVVYAEAGVKGSTTTDLQLLKRAKEAALRTTWQGDSSAPEKQEGRIIYNFIIEN
- a CDS encoding folylpolyglutamate synthase/dihydrofolate synthase family protein, with translation MDDYQKTINWLFKQLPMYQRQGSSAYKTDLTNTVKLCNYLDNPERKFKAIHIAGTNGKGSTAHMLSSVFQEAGYRTGLYTSPHLKDFRERIKINGQMIPEQDVVDFVHNNKAFFKKNKLSFFEMTVGLAFDFFSKKEVDIAIIETGLGGRLDSTNVIKPLLSVITNIGLDHTKFLGESYEEIASEKAGIIKKNIPVVVGQTQEKSITDIFKRISRSKDAKLYFADQLEWLPVFKTDLKGKYQKDNTKTAIAAIKVLQLQGEPVTDDNIMNGLQNVVYNTGLQGRWQRLLDKPLVICDTAHNKEGLELVMEQISEQEYDKLHIVVGMVNDKNVEAALSFFPKEAKYYFCQADIPRALDVKILSGIAKTMGLNGDIYSSVRDAYAKALECSAEEDFIYIGGSTFVVAEVV
- a CDS encoding biopolymer transporter ExbD translates to MNIRGRNKVSPNFNMSSMTDIVFLLLIFFMLTSTLVTTNALDLLLPKAKGKTSKNQNISVSINKDLNYYIDRTPIEAGQIESQLQRMLSGELEPAIVIRAEKSVPIDYVVKVLDIARRNKYKAVLATQPK
- a CDS encoding MotA/TolQ/ExbB proton channel family protein; amino-acid sequence: MEGGIDTEVVPVEKTLSIMDLIMSGGTGGHLIMITLFILSGIAMYIFIERFSAIRKAAKLDTNFMNNISDQVHGGKLEAAKVMCQHTGTPVARMIEKGISRIGKPLEDINTAIENTGKLEVFKLETNISTLATISGAAPMIGFLGTVIGMIVAFHDMASAGGQIDVELLSKGIYTAMTTTVAGLIVGIFAYIAYNLLVVRVDKVVHQMEASTTEFMDLLNEPI